From a single Sander vitreus isolate 19-12246 chromosome 2, sanVit1, whole genome shotgun sequence genomic region:
- the LOC144529010 gene encoding teneurin-3-like, with the protein MFASSTSRSTMEVKERRPYCSLTKNRRDKEGPYTGSSGDSEDCAIGPQGLRVPTQKSYSSSETLKAFDQHQDQTRLLYGTTKGYKDMVHREQDDYNRQGQHFSLRQLGICEPPSRRGLAFCSDMGIPHRGFSVGTAQDLDTDSQAVMSPERAMRLWGRGGLGKSSGRSSCLSSRSNSVLTLTDTEHENKSDSDNVSFPVVRNGVRGWVSVHVVV; encoded by the exons ATGTTTGCCAGCAGCACAAGCAGAAGCACTATGGAAGTGAAAGAGCGACGTCCATACTGTTCACTCACCAAGAACCGCAGAGACAAGGAGGGACCGTACACTG GTTCATCAGGAGACAGCGAAGACTGTGCTATTGGCCCCCAGGGACTCCGGGTCCCCACTCAGAAGTCCTACTCCTCCAGTGAAACACTCAAGGCCTTCGACCAgcaccaagaccagaccag GTTGCTGTACGGGACGACAAAGGGATACAAGGACATGGTTCACCGCGAACAGGATGATTATAACAGACAAG GTCAGCATTTCAGTCTCCGTCAGCTGGGAATCTGCGAGCCGCCTTCGCGTCGAGGCCTGGCGTTCTGCTCCGACATGGGCATCCCCCACCGTGGCTTCTCAGTTGGTACAGCCCAGGACCTAGATACCGATAGTCAGGCTGTGATGTCACCAGAGCGCGCCATGCGGCTGTGGGGCCGTGGGGGTCTGGGTAAATCTTCAGGGAGGAGTTCCTGTCTGTCCAGCCGCTCCAACTCAGTGCTGACTCTCACCGACACCGAGCATGAGAACAAGTCGGACAGCGACAATG TGTCCTTTCCCGTGGTGAGAAATGGGGTAAGAGGCTG ggtCAGCGTGCACGTGGTCGTATAG